CCGTGGGCCTCCACGATGTTCCGCGTGGTGGGAAGGCCCAGGCCGGTCCCCCCCTTGCGGGTGGAGTAGAAGGGGTCGAAGATCCGCGAGCAGACGTCCTCGGGGATGCCGCAGCCGGTGTCGACCACGTCGAGGACCACCGTGGGGCCGTCGCAGCGGGTGGTGAGGATCAACTCCCCCCCCTCGGGCATGGCGTGCTCGGCGTTGAGCATCAGGTTGAGCACGGCCTGTTTGAACGCGTCGGCGTCGAGCGGAACTCTTGGGAGGTCGTCGGCGAAGTGGGTGCGGACGACCACGCCGCGGAGCGAGGCCTGGGGCTCATAGAAGTCGCACAGATCCTCGACGACCGAGTTCAGATCGGTCTCGACGGGCCTGACGTCCTGGAGGCGGGCGAACCGGAGGAAGTTCTCCAGGATGTCCTGGAG
The nucleotide sequence above comes from Paludisphaera rhizosphaerae. Encoded proteins:
- a CDS encoding two-component system sensor histidine kinase NtrB; this translates as MAQPLVATAPEPAPTTAEPDVARRLREQNAHIAQIAGGLAHEIRNPLSTLSLNLDLLAEDFQDAETPRERRAGARIERLKHEARRLQDILENFLRFARLQDVRPVETDLNSVVEDLCDFYEPQASLRGVVVRTHFADDLPRVPLDADAFKQAVLNLMLNAEHAMPEGGELILTTRCDGPTVVLDVVDTGCGIPEDVCSRIFDPFYSTRKGGTGLGLPTTRNIVEAHGGSIEVQSVPGRGSRFSVRLPAARPTAS